Proteins encoded within one genomic window of Fusobacteriaceae bacterium:
- a CDS encoding SDR family NAD(P)-dependent oxidoreductase: MDSNSLVKGKIGLITGATSGIGKACAAELAKLGVNLIITGRREQILKDLSAEITKTYGVKVLPVALDVRDSKAVAEKLGGLPAEWKDVDILVNNAGLALGTDKVYLNSVEEIDAMVDTNVKGLLYVTKAVVPQMAARKAKGVVVNLGSVAGNIAYGGGAIYCGTKAAVRFISDGLRVDLMDTPIRVTNIEPGLVETEFSIVRFKGDKEKAKKVYTGIEALTPEDIATAIAWVVNLPENIQIPEIIVTPAHQADSLNKHYETV, encoded by the coding sequence ATGGATTCCAACAGTTTGGTCAAAGGCAAAATCGGGCTCATCACGGGAGCGACGTCGGGCATCGGCAAGGCCTGCGCCGCGGAGCTGGCAAAATTGGGCGTAAACCTCATCATCACAGGCCGCAGGGAACAGATCCTCAAGGATCTCTCGGCGGAAATCACAAAAACCTACGGGGTAAAAGTGCTGCCGGTCGCGCTGGACGTGCGAGATTCCAAGGCCGTGGCTGAAAAACTGGGCGGTCTCCCGGCGGAATGGAAGGACGTCGACATCCTCGTCAACAACGCGGGGCTGGCCTTAGGGACCGACAAGGTCTACCTCAACAGCGTCGAAGAAATCGATGCGATGGTCGATACCAACGTCAAGGGGCTGCTCTATGTGACAAAGGCCGTCGTGCCTCAGATGGCGGCGCGGAAGGCCAAAGGGGTCGTCGTCAACCTCGGGTCCGTGGCGGGCAACATCGCCTACGGCGGCGGCGCCATTTACTGCGGGACCAAGGCCGCTGTGCGCTTTATCAGCGACGGACTGCGGGTCGATCTCATGGATACGCCGATCCGGGTCACAAACATCGAGCCCGGCCTCGTGGAGACGGAGTTCAGCATTGTGCGCTTCAAGGGCGACAAGGAAAAAGCGAAGAAAGTCTACACGGGCATCGAGGCCCTGACGCCCGAAGATATCGCGACAGCCATCGCCTGGGTCGTCAATTTGCCTGAAAATATCCAGATCCCGGAAATCATCGTAACCCCCGCTCATCAGGCGGACAGCCTCAACAAGCATTATGAAACGGTATAA
- a CDS encoding 4-hydroxybutyrate CoA-transferase, which produces MDWKELYKSKLKTAEEAVKVIKSGDRVVLHHAGSEPAYLVEAMAKNAASLENVEVVQWVALTPSSYSKPEMKGHFRFNSPFVGGSNRRTMTGKYGDFTPCFFYQAPKLMREKFIPDVALISLSTPDKNGFCSFGVSCDYARAIVDHGKVVIAQVNKYLPRVMGDNFIHISQLDMIVEHDEEIPLVPQAKIGPVEEAIGKNCASLINDGDTLQLGIGAIPDAVLLFLKDKKDLGIHSEMFSDGVVDLVESGVVTCQRKNFHKGKLVVTFLFGTRRLYDFVDNNPMVQMMPVDYVNDPRIIGQNDNLISINSAMEVDLYGQVCAEAMGKTQFSGIGGQLDFVRGASFSKGGKSIIAFPSTAKNDTISKIVPWLSEGTPVTTTRVDVDYVVTEYGVAKLKFNSLRERARQLIGIAHPNFRDALKAEYEDRFAEKF; this is translated from the coding sequence ATGGATTGGAAGGAACTGTACAAATCAAAACTGAAAACGGCTGAGGAAGCTGTGAAAGTAATCAAATCCGGCGACCGGGTCGTCCTGCATCACGCGGGGTCCGAACCCGCTTACCTCGTGGAGGCCATGGCCAAAAACGCCGCCTCCCTGGAAAATGTCGAAGTGGTACAATGGGTGGCCCTTACGCCCTCGAGCTATTCCAAGCCCGAGATGAAGGGGCATTTCCGCTTCAATTCCCCCTTCGTGGGCGGATCCAACCGCAGGACCATGACCGGAAAATACGGGGATTTCACCCCCTGCTTCTTCTATCAGGCGCCCAAACTCATGCGGGAAAAGTTTATCCCCGACGTGGCCTTGATCTCCCTCTCGACTCCGGACAAAAACGGCTTTTGCAGTTTTGGCGTCTCCTGCGATTACGCCCGGGCCATTGTGGACCACGGAAAAGTGGTAATCGCGCAAGTCAACAAATATCTGCCCAGAGTCATGGGGGACAATTTTATCCACATTTCGCAGCTCGATATGATCGTGGAGCATGACGAAGAAATTCCTCTGGTTCCCCAGGCCAAGATCGGCCCCGTGGAGGAAGCCATCGGGAAAAACTGCGCGAGCCTCATTAACGACGGCGACACGCTGCAATTGGGGATCGGCGCCATACCCGACGCCGTGCTCCTCTTCCTCAAAGACAAGAAGGACCTCGGCATCCATTCGGAAATGTTTTCCGACGGCGTCGTGGATCTGGTGGAATCGGGCGTCGTGACCTGCCAGCGGAAGAACTTTCACAAGGGAAAGCTCGTCGTGACGTTCCTTTTCGGGACCAGACGGCTCTATGATTTTGTCGATAACAACCCCATGGTGCAGATGATGCCCGTGGACTATGTCAACGACCCCCGGATCATCGGGCAAAACGACAACCTGATTTCCATCAACTCCGCCATGGAGGTGGATCTCTACGGTCAGGTCTGCGCCGAGGCCATGGGAAAGACCCAGTTCAGCGGCATCGGCGGGCAGCTGGATTTCGTCCGCGGAGCGTCCTTTTCCAAGGGCGGAAAATCCATTATCGCCTTCCCCTCGACTGCCAAAAACGATACGATCTCGAAGATCGTGCCCTGGCTAAGCGAGGGAACGCCGGTCACGACCACAAGAGTCGACGTCGACTACGTGGTGACGGAATACGGCGTCGCCAAACTCAAGTTCAATTCACTGCGGGAGCGGGCAAGACAGCTCATCGGTATCGCTCATCCCAATTTCCGGGATGCGCTCAAGGCGGAATACGAGGACAGATTCGCGGAAAAATTCTAG
- a CDS encoding PLD nuclease N-terminal domain-containing protein — protein sequence MAENEKNMSEEPVVKGNEALSEEAKRLKREESGRMQDRGGCLWALLGLLFPYVGVILWFVWRKGNPRTAEAVGKGSLISILFFAIFILIFFGIFFLNTYLKTVM from the coding sequence ATGGCGGAGAACGAAAAAAACATGAGCGAAGAGCCGGTAGTCAAGGGAAATGAAGCCCTTTCCGAAGAGGCCAAACGACTCAAACGGGAAGAGAGCGGACGGATGCAGGACAGAGGCGGCTGTCTCTGGGCGCTGCTCGGCCTGCTTTTCCCCTATGTGGGCGTGATCCTCTGGTTCGTCTGGCGCAAGGGGAACCCGAGGACGGCCGAGGCCGTCGGGAAAGGCTCCCTGATCAGTATTCTGTTCTTCGCAATCTTCATCCTGATCTTTTTCGGAATCTTCTTCCTCAACACTTATCTGAAAACCGTGATGTAG
- a CDS encoding MaoC family dehydratase, which produces MNFNELHVGQKASVTKTITETDVILYAGVSLDVNPAHMDESYASSTFFKRRIAHGMLSAGLISAVLGTKLPGEGTVYLSQELDFTAPVYFGDTITAKAEVTELIPEKKRVILSTVCTNQDGREVIKGRATVSHK; this is translated from the coding sequence ATGAATTTCAATGAATTGCATGTCGGCCAGAAAGCCAGTGTTACCAAAACCATTACGGAAACCGACGTGATCCTGTACGCCGGCGTATCCCTGGACGTCAACCCCGCCCACATGGACGAATCCTATGCCTCCTCGACATTTTTCAAAAGACGGATTGCCCACGGCATGTTGTCGGCCGGCCTCATTTCGGCCGTGTTGGGGACGAAGCTCCCCGGCGAGGGGACCGTCTACCTGTCCCAGGAATTGGATTTTACCGCCCCTGTCTATTTCGGGGATACGATCACCGCAAAGGCGGAAGTGACTGAACTTATTCCCGAAAAAAAGCGGGTCATCCTGAGCACCGTCTGCACGAATCAGGACGGCAGGGAAGTCATCAAGGGGCGGGCCACCGTTTCCCACAAGTAA
- a CDS encoding LysR family transcriptional regulator, translating to MNLRQLEYFLEVARLKSFTKASKNLYVCQSALSKSIQQFENELNLKLIDRSSKSFKLTAEGEILFENGNTTLKTITELFDRLNESLNSEKGTINVGVPPVISTVYFTRIAHKFKNMYSDIKLNILEVGANIVKTSVENGVVDIGVVILPFQSHNFNKKSVFSSDVVAVVNKNHPLADRGEISVADLKNDNFLILNETYMLHNKILETCNEAGFSPKITSTSSQWDYLVELVSLDHGITILPRLITKKYNSKNIRMLTLKNPDFPWDIALITKKDKYISKPMQLFINMCERENEQYFNKLNTSLAGK from the coding sequence ATGAATCTGAGACAATTGGAATATTTTCTGGAAGTAGCGAGGCTCAAGAGTTTTACGAAGGCCTCGAAGAATTTATATGTCTGTCAGTCGGCCCTCAGCAAGTCTATCCAGCAGTTCGAGAACGAGCTGAACCTGAAGCTCATTGACAGAAGCTCCAAGAGCTTCAAGCTGACCGCCGAGGGGGAGATCCTGTTTGAAAACGGAAATACGACGCTCAAGACGATTACGGAGCTCTTCGACCGGCTGAACGAGAGCCTGAACTCGGAAAAGGGGACCATCAACGTGGGGGTGCCCCCGGTGATCAGCACGGTATATTTCACGCGGATCGCCCACAAATTCAAAAATATGTACAGCGACATCAAGCTGAACATCCTTGAGGTGGGGGCCAACATCGTCAAGACTTCGGTGGAAAACGGGGTGGTGGATATCGGCGTGGTGATTCTGCCGTTCCAGTCCCACAATTTCAACAAAAAATCGGTCTTTTCGTCCGACGTGGTGGCCGTCGTCAACAAGAACCATCCGCTGGCGGACAGGGGGGAAATTTCCGTCGCCGACCTCAAGAACGACAATTTCCTGATCCTGAATGAGACCTACATGCTGCACAACAAGATTTTGGAGACCTGTAACGAAGCCGGATTTTCACCCAAGATCACGTCGACAAGCTCCCAGTGGGACTATCTCGTGGAGCTCGTTTCCCTCGATCACGGCATCACGATCCTGCCGCGGCTCATTACGAAGAAATACAACTCCAAAAACATCCGGATGCTTACCCTGAAAAATCCGGACTTTCCATGGGATATCGCGCTGATTACAAAAAAGGACAAGTACATCTCGAAACCCATGCAGCTGTTCATCAACATGTGCGAACGGGAAAACGAGCAATATTTCAACAAGCTCAATACGAGCCTGGCGGGAAAATAG
- a CDS encoding DUF3842 family protein → MNILVIDGMGGGVGKAIIERLRAAKEDWIITAVGTNTAATSAMLTAGAHQAATGENAVIYNCARADCIIGPMGILLANAMLGEISPGIANAVSASQAKKILVPTTRCNAVVVGTADLPLAKYLDEIPAILRKLDPIFPPGSY, encoded by the coding sequence ATGAATATCCTCGTGATTGACGGCATGGGCGGCGGCGTCGGGAAAGCCATCATCGAGCGGCTCCGGGCCGCGAAGGAAGACTGGATCATAACGGCCGTGGGGACCAATACGGCCGCCACATCGGCCATGCTCACGGCAGGCGCGCACCAGGCCGCGACCGGTGAAAACGCCGTAATTTACAACTGCGCCCGCGCCGATTGCATCATCGGCCCCATGGGGATTCTCCTCGCCAACGCCATGCTGGGCGAGATCAGCCCCGGGATAGCAAACGCCGTTTCCGCCAGCCAAGCAAAAAAGATCCTCGTCCCCACCACGCGCTGTAACGCCGTTGTCGTAGGGACCGCGGATCTTCCTTTGGCCAAATATCTCGATGAGATTCCCGCTATTTTGCGAAAACTTGATCCTATTTTCCCGCCAGGCTCGTATTGA
- the rseP gene encoding RIP metalloprotease RseP: MHIFQFLIAVLILGVLVFVHELGHFVTAKLAGMPVADFSIGMGPVVVAFGRADTTYSLRAIPVGGSVAIEGMDLDSDKEDGFNKKGPFARIVVLSAGVFMNFLFSIIVLFLSGVLIGKYVTSTEPVIGGVLPVSHANIFLRPGDRILSINGAPVDVWSDISKNVRKNAAEKILTLRLEYLREGQKQAADIPLTELPESGDFVLGVTSQSVKVNLSPKESFIRSLTLTRDIFFNIFRGLGSLVRGKVKKEEVSGPIGIVRQIGQWSEDGVGTLLFFAAMLSVNLGIINLLPIPALDGGRILFVLLELLHIRVNKKIEERIHYAGYFMLLALIFLITVNDVVNIFKG; encoded by the coding sequence ATGCATATCTTTCAATTCCTGATCGCCGTCCTCATTCTGGGCGTCTTGGTCTTCGTCCATGAACTCGGTCATTTCGTGACCGCAAAACTGGCCGGAATGCCGGTCGCGGATTTTTCCATCGGCATGGGGCCCGTGGTGGTCGCCTTCGGCCGCGCGGACACGACCTACTCGCTGAGGGCCATCCCCGTCGGCGGTTCCGTCGCCATCGAAGGCATGGACCTCGACAGCGACAAGGAGGACGGTTTCAATAAAAAAGGCCCCTTCGCCCGGATCGTGGTCCTAAGCGCGGGCGTCTTCATGAATTTTCTCTTTTCGATCATTGTCCTATTTTTGAGCGGCGTCCTGATCGGCAAATATGTCACAAGTACGGAACCCGTCATCGGAGGCGTGCTTCCGGTAAGCCACGCCAACATATTCCTGCGCCCGGGGGACCGGATTCTCTCGATTAACGGCGCTCCGGTCGACGTCTGGAGCGACATCAGCAAAAATGTGCGAAAAAACGCGGCGGAAAAGATTTTGACGCTGCGCCTCGAATATCTGCGGGAAGGACAAAAACAGGCGGCCGACATTCCCCTGACCGAACTTCCCGAATCGGGGGACTTTGTGCTGGGCGTCACTTCTCAATCGGTAAAAGTGAATTTAAGCCCGAAAGAAAGCTTTATCCGCAGCCTTACGCTCACCCGGGACATCTTTTTCAATATCTTCCGGGGCCTGGGCAGTCTCGTCCGGGGGAAGGTCAAAAAAGAAGAGGTGTCCGGTCCCATAGGCATCGTGCGCCAGATCGGGCAATGGTCCGAAGACGGCGTCGGTACGCTCCTGTTCTTTGCGGCCATGCTCTCGGTCAATCTGGGGATCATCAATCTCCTGCCGATTCCGGCCCTTGACGGCGGACGGATCCTCTTTGTCCTGCTGGAACTTTTGCATATCCGCGTCAATAAAAAAATCGAGGAGCGCATCCATTACGCGGGCTATTTTATGCTGCTGGCGCTGATTTTCCTGATCACGGTCAACGACGTGGTCAACATCTTCAAAGGTTAA
- a CDS encoding thymidylate kinase, with the protein MGKIIVIEGTDASGKETQTARLFEALVSRGTRVRKISFPNYGAPACAPVEFYLSGGFGEDPLRINPYPISAMYAIDRYASYQTDWGAFYREGGVLITDRYVTSNMIHQGGKISDPDEKQRYFEWLEDLEYEKMGIPRPDLVIFLNMPVSVGIQLMKARQNKMTGGKSPDIHEKSPDYLQKAHDTACEVARRYGWREIRCVRGNSEGPGAEMRALKSVEDIGNEILTMVRELL; encoded by the coding sequence ATGGGAAAAATCATCGTTATCGAAGGAACGGACGCCAGCGGCAAGGAAACTCAGACGGCGCGCCTGTTTGAAGCGCTCGTTTCCCGGGGAACGCGCGTCCGGAAAATTTCCTTTCCCAATTACGGCGCTCCCGCCTGCGCTCCCGTGGAATTCTATCTCTCGGGGGGCTTTGGCGAAGACCCGCTCCGGATCAATCCCTATCCGATCTCGGCCATGTACGCCATCGACCGCTACGCTTCCTACCAGACCGATTGGGGGGCTTTCTACCGCGAAGGCGGCGTCCTAATCACTGATCGCTACGTGACCAGCAACATGATTCACCAGGGCGGGAAAATCAGTGATCCGGACGAAAAACAACGGTATTTTGAGTGGTTGGAAGATCTGGAATACGAAAAAATGGGGATTCCCCGTCCAGACTTGGTGATCTTCCTCAATATGCCGGTATCCGTGGGCATACAACTGATGAAAGCCCGTCAAAATAAAATGACCGGCGGGAAATCCCCCGACATTCACGAAAAAAGTCCCGACTATCTCCAAAAAGCCCATGACACCGCTTGCGAAGTCGCGAGACGCTACGGTTGGAGAGAAATCCGCTGTGTGCGCGGGAATTCCGAAGGCCCCGGAGCGGAAATGCGGGCCCTGAAAAGCGTCGAAGACATCGGAAACGAGATCCTGACCATGGTTCGGGAGCTCTTGTAA